One region of Armigeres subalbatus isolate Guangzhou_Male chromosome 3, GZ_Asu_2, whole genome shotgun sequence genomic DNA includes:
- the LOC134220501 gene encoding uncharacterized protein LOC134220501 isoform X3, whose translation MIRPHFESSLDYQQQQLQQQAAQQQQISKMVSSPPPTIVGTPNGTTMCVAKLLVGLDHAPLSFNVRHRIIGDGGTNLNYIRQETGAMVSLRGRGSLAIEPQTGQEAPEPLQLCIEHPTLDGLQSAKQLAKNLIETLQEELNLFQENIAPKQNFQIIQQPTIVQTTQVPQMPPMIRAQHVAQPNGIIHQPPPPVLPPQSFVQHSQSQPPPPQIIQQPPTIIQSHIPMQIHQQPSNVVISQIQPQITNVSNPPPGAQIRPSLMQMKSAGPPHLSQPPPNIQISQAAEAPQQILVNQGPPYQVQYIQQNPTIQTSSAQHQPGQVTIQHVIQPQPQPIQGIVQTTIPPPQFDQFQRPPQGQQIIAVQGSTAFMVPPPNIIHQTVAPAPQQTNQIIVQSQPIITHPPPNSIPQELVQTTMQPTMAQTTSLGPPPMTQVPMIVNGAEDKKPGELQIKQELVKLEEGPPPGTIIQQINKQTVIPVSSIQGIPLSQPPPPIMSVPPPTVQHIVGNTIITSQANPPITHTIPQQIYSQIPVSIQSFQPAPQQIHMNGSTHFVVNAPQPWPPGGTTNPPPQIQQVPVSSMQNIQFTAQPLRNPNEFQIISQPTIISAAEYRPPPQQQHIITTSSFNPQMQPPPGLQVFHTVPPPPQQIITSIPNPQPQPQIIEASPHPVPPPHPAATHQIITAQGPPPPPPFTTTVQYTATHEPKPTAIEIHQHQMHGMRQAQKRKHPDEEAHKNMLPKMGMG comes from the exons ATGATTCGTCCACATTTTGAATCATCGCTGGACTATCAGCAGCAACAGCTGCAACAACAGGCGGCGCAACAACAGCAAATATCTAAAATGGTTAGCAGTCCGCCGCCGACAATTGTTGGCACTCCAAATGGCACCACTATGTGCGTGGCAAAACTGCTTGTCGGGCTGGATCACGCCCCATTATCATTTAACGTACGGCATCGGATAATCGGAGACGGCGGCACCAATTTGAACTATATTCGCCAGGAAACCGGGGCAATGGTTTCACTTCGAGGACGGGGTTCGCTCGCTATTGAACCCCAAACCGGACAGGAGGCTCCTGAACCGCTGCAATTATGCATCGAGCATCCTAC gCTGGATGGATTACAAAGCGCAAAGCAATTAGCCAAAAATCTCATCGAgactcttcaggaagaattgaACCTTTTCCAGGAAAATATTGCccctaaacaaaattttcaaataattcagCAACCGACAATAGTCCAAACAACTCAGGTACCGCAAATGCCCCCGATGATTCGGGCTCAGCATGTTGCCCAGCCTAATGGAATAATTCATCAACCACCACCGCCTGTTTTACCACCCCAAAGCTTCGTACAGCATTCACAAAGTCAACCGCCTCCTCCGCAAATCATCCAGCAACCACCAACTATTATCCAGTCTCAtattccaatgcaaatccacCAGCAGCCAAGCAATGTAGTAATCTCCCAAATTCAACCACAAATCACTAACGTAAGCAATCCTCCACCTGGTGCGCAGATCAGACCCTCCTTGATGCAAATGAAGAGCGCTGGGCCACCACATCTTTCTCAGCCTCCTCCCAACATTCAGATATCACAAGCAGCGGAAGCTCCGCAGCAAATTTTGGTAAATCAAGGACCACCATATCAGGTACAATACATTCAGCAGAATCCAACAATCCAGACGAGCAGCGCTCAGCACCAACCTGGACAGGTGACAATCCAACACGTAATACAACCGCAACCCCAACCAATACAAGGGATAGTCCAAACCACTATTCCCCCTCCGCAATTCGATCAGTTTCAAAGGCCACCCCAAGGGCAGCAAATAATTGCCGTGCAAGGCAGTACAGCTTTTATGGTTCCTCCTCCAAATATCATCCATCAGACGGTAGCTCCGGCTCCGCAACAAACGAACCAGATCATAGTACAGTCACAGCCGATCATTACTCATCCACCTCCCAACTCGATTCCGCAAGAACTTGTTCAAACGACTATGCAACCTACAATGGCACAAACAACTTCACTAGGGCCCCCTCCAATGACTCAAGTTCCGATGATAGTCAATGGTGCTGAGGACAAAAAACCCGGCGAACTGCAAATCAAGCAAGAACTTGTAAAACTCGAAGAGGGTCCTCCCCCGGGAACTATTATTCagcaaataaacaaacaaactgtGATCCCTGTGTCATCTATACAAGGAATTCCACTAAGTCAGCCTCCACCGCCAATTATGTCGGTGCCACCGCCAACCGTGCAGCACATCGTCGGGAACACGATCATCACTTCCCAAGCAAATCCTCCCATAACTCATACGATTCCCCAGCAAATCTACAGCCAAATACCGGTTTCGATACAATCGTTCCAACCAGCCCCCCAACAAATCCACATGAATGGAAGTACCCACTTTGTCGTAAATGCTCCACAACCATGGCCACCGGGTGGGACCACAAACCCTCCGCCGCAAATCCAGCAGGTACCAGTCAGCTCAATGCAGAACATCCAGTTCACAGCGCAACCGTTGCGTAATCCGAACGAGTTCCAAATTATCAGCCAGCCAACGATTATCAGTGCTGCAGAATATCGGCCGCCTCCACAACAGCAGCATATTATCACTACTAGTTCATTCAATCCTCAAATGCAGCCTCCACCAG GTCTGCAAGTGTTTCATACCGTCCCACCACCGCCGCAGCAGATCATTACAAGCATACCAAACCCACAGCCTCAGCCGCAAATTATCGAGGCTTCGCCACATCCGGTGCCTCCACCGCATCCAGCAGCAACTCATCAGATCATAACTGCCCAGGGGCCTCCACCGCCGCCCCCATTCACCACAACGGTGCAGTACACGGCGACGCATGAACCAAAG CCAACAGCAATCGAGATACATCAGCATCAAATGCATGGCATGCGACAAGCACAGAAGCGCAAACATCCCGATGAGGAAGCACATAAGAATATGCTCCCAAAAATGGGAATGGG